In Desulfotomaculum sp., the following proteins share a genomic window:
- the hydF gene encoding [FeFe] hydrogenase H-cluster maturation GTPase HydF, which translates to MSNLNATPRGQRVRISFLGRRNTGKSSLINALTNQEVAIVADLPGTTTDPVEKAMEILPIGPVLLTDTAGIDDTGSLGAKRTGKSLEVLQKTDLVLLVLDPEIGFGECEEKILAMTKKRNIPIIGVINKIDLYPDMSLLKWADSLSIPSVKVSARTRAGIEELLRMIVNHVPGDWTLPTIAGDLLSPGDTVILVIPIDKAAPRGRLILPQQQLIRDVLEHDCIAIMVKERELRRVIQGMSIRPKLVVTDASAYLKAAADTPENVLFTSFSILFARYKGDLHTLVAGLKTIPSLAPGDKILIAEACTHHPAADDIGRVKIPRWLRQSVGADLYFDIMSGGGPLPENLKEYKLVVHCGACMLNRREMLFRILQAREAGIPMVNYGVLMAYIQGILHRALSPFPEVLALLERQPDLYDEDEIPLRFKEAIGGDNSGRPVFRDS; encoded by the coding sequence ATGAGTAATCTTAACGCTACGCCGCGCGGCCAGCGGGTCCGGATCTCCTTTTTGGGACGGCGCAATACCGGCAAATCAAGTCTGATTAATGCGCTCACCAACCAGGAAGTAGCCATTGTAGCCGACCTGCCCGGAACAACTACCGACCCTGTTGAAAAAGCCATGGAGATTCTCCCTATCGGACCGGTTTTGCTTACCGATACGGCGGGAATTGACGACACAGGCAGCCTGGGCGCCAAAAGAACGGGAAAGAGTCTTGAAGTTCTTCAGAAAACCGATCTTGTCCTGCTCGTTCTTGATCCTGAAATAGGTTTTGGGGAATGCGAAGAGAAAATTTTAGCCATGACAAAGAAACGCAATATCCCCATAATTGGTGTAATTAATAAAATAGACCTCTACCCGGATATGTCTCTTTTAAAATGGGCCGATTCCCTGTCCATACCATCGGTTAAGGTAAGCGCCCGCACACGCGCAGGGATTGAGGAACTGCTCCGGATGATCGTCAACCACGTGCCGGGTGACTGGACGCTCCCCACGATTGCAGGCGATCTGCTCTCGCCGGGAGATACTGTAATCCTGGTGATTCCTATCGACAAAGCCGCCCCCAGGGGAAGACTCATTCTCCCGCAGCAGCAGTTGATCAGGGACGTTCTGGAACATGACTGTATTGCCATAATGGTCAAGGAAAGGGAACTTCGCCGCGTTATACAGGGAATGTCCATCCGCCCGAAACTGGTCGTGACGGATGCGTCCGCCTACCTCAAAGCGGCGGCCGACACGCCCGAAAATGTGTTATTTACATCTTTCTCTATCTTATTCGCCCGTTATAAGGGTGATCTCCATACTCTGGTAGCCGGCTTGAAAACAATCCCTTCGCTCGCGCCGGGGGATAAAATCTTAATTGCTGAGGCCTGTACGCATCATCCTGCAGCCGACGATATCGGCAGGGTGAAAATACCAAGATGGCTGCGGCAATCGGTCGGAGCGGATCTTTACTTCGATATTATGTCGGGAGGCGGCCCACTGCCCGAGAACCTGAAAGAATATAAACTTGTTGTTCACTGCGGCGCGTGTATGCTGAACCGGCGGGAGATGCTTTTCCGTATTCTGCAAGCCCGTGAGGCAGGTATACCCATGGTTAACTACGGTGTCTTAATGGCTTACATACAGGGAATTCTCCACCGTGCGTTATCTCCTTTTCCGGAAGTTCTGGCTCTTCTTGAACGGCAGCCGGACCTATACGATGAGGATGAAATTCCCCTGAGATTTAAAGAGGCGATTGGAGGTGATAATTCTGGAAGACCGGTTTTCCGCGATTCTTGA
- a CDS encoding [FeFe] hydrogenase H-cluster radical SAM maturase HydE → MEDRFSAILDRAERAHSLSREDIVTLLRAEGEQSQALFQKADQVREKHLDKVVHLRAIIEFSNNCIKNCLYCGLRRDNRELTRYRMTVDEIFSAAVKAGREGFKTIVLQAGEDPYYKLEVIADLIRRIKSSSDVAVTLSLGDLTKDAYQKMRLAGADRYLLKFETSEPLLFRRLRPGTNLTGRLKQLSILKKLGYQIGSGNITGLPGQSLDSVAKDILLLKKLEVEMAGIGPFIPHLQTPLGNSLPGDLYLNLKVLAVTRLLLPLTHLPATTATASVHPSGRRLALKAGANVVMPDLTPLPYRSYYDIYPGRTKTQAISSYSWWKKELEQMGRTIAGGYGHGAIHASPD, encoded by the coding sequence CTGGAAGACCGGTTTTCCGCGATTCTTGACAGGGCTGAAAGAGCTCATTCCCTTTCCAGGGAAGATATTGTGACCTTGCTTCGGGCTGAGGGTGAACAGTCACAAGCATTGTTTCAAAAAGCCGACCAAGTTCGTGAAAAGCATCTGGACAAAGTGGTCCACCTGCGCGCAATCATTGAGTTCTCAAACAATTGTATCAAGAACTGTCTTTACTGTGGTTTAAGACGGGATAACCGGGAACTCACCCGCTACAGGATGACGGTTGATGAAATATTCTCCGCCGCCGTCAAGGCAGGCCGGGAGGGGTTTAAAACCATCGTGCTCCAGGCGGGAGAAGATCCTTACTATAAATTGGAGGTAATCGCTGATCTAATCCGCCGGATTAAATCATCTTCAGATGTCGCGGTAACACTTTCTCTGGGTGATTTAACAAAAGATGCTTACCAAAAAATGCGCCTCGCCGGGGCTGATCGTTACCTTTTAAAATTCGAGACAAGTGAACCACTCCTTTTCAGACGGCTGCGGCCCGGAACAAACCTGACCGGCAGGCTTAAACAGTTAAGTATACTAAAAAAACTTGGTTACCAGATAGGAAGCGGTAATATTACCGGTTTGCCCGGACAAAGTTTGGACTCTGTCGCTAAGGACATCCTGCTGCTCAAAAAACTGGAGGTTGAAATGGCCGGTATCGGTCCTTTTATTCCGCACCTGCAGACTCCCCTGGGGAATTCCCTGCCGGGTGATCTATATTTAAACTTGAAAGTTCTGGCGGTAACACGCCTCTTGCTGCCGCTGACGCATCTGCCGGCTACGACCGCAACCGCCTCGGTTCATCCTTCCGGGAGGCGGCTTGCTCTTAAAGCCGGCGCAAATGTGGTAATGCCTGATTTAACTCCCCTGCCCTACCGGTCTTACTATGACATTTATCCCGGGAGAACAAAAACACAGGCAATCAGCTCATATTCCTGGTGGAAGAAGGAACTGGAACAGATGGGAAGAACTATAGCCGGCGGGTACGGACATGGAGCAATTCATGCTTCCCCGGATTAG